Within the Leptogranulimonas caecicola genome, the region GCCCTGTGAGGGGCTCGTTCCAAGGCGGGCCTGTCGTATCTAAAGAAAGCACAGTGTTTATGGATGCAGCCCAGGCTCATCAAGCTTTAGTAGAAGAACTAGCCCGCAGGACCCATACCAAAGCCGCAGATTGGTACTTGGTATTCAAAGCGCGTTATGGCTTAGAGGAGATCTTTCAAGCTGTTAAAGCCGTCCATGGTTCGGGAGCTGTGGCTACCCAGCTGTTTACCTGCTGCACTGCGGTGGCGCCCATCGTGGCGGCCGGGCTCACCCCTGTCTATGGCGACATAGAGGCGGCAACCCTGACGCTGGATCCTTCCAGGCTTCCTCAGCCTGCCATGCCTTTGCGGGCGGTGGTGCTCCAGCACACCTTTGGCATCATCGACGACCGCTCCTCGACCCAGTTGGCCGAACGAGCCCATCAAGCTGGTGCGCTGCTGGTGGAAGACAGCGCTCACTGCGCCTGTCGCATGGCTCTGGATGAGGATGGCTGTCCGGTGGCAGATGTCTCGGTGCACTCCTTTGGTGCCGAGAAGATGCTGCGCACCTCTTTTGGCGGGGCCGTCTGGATCAATCCGCGCTCGCCTTTCAAAGAGGTGCTTGAGCCTTTGGCATCGTCCCTGTCTCAATTGCCTCCTCTCGCGCCAAAGCTGGAAAAAGCCACTCGTCGCTACCTCAATCAAAACCGAGTGCTCAACCGTTTGCCGCGATCGCTGGCACGCTCGCTCAGGGCTTCTTGGGCGGCTTCTGGCGCCCTTGAGCCGGCGGTGGCTGCTGCAGAGCAGGAAGGAGAGCTGCCTCACCGTCCCATGGCGCCCAGCCCTTGGATCTGCGAGCGCGTGCTCTCTGAGCTTTCGCGCCTCGATGAGAATTGGCAGGCTCGCGAAGCGGTGGTGACCCGTTATTGCGAGCTTTTTGAGGGTCAGGTGGACTATCCTGCCGGCCAAGGGGCAACCCCGGCACAGCCGTTGCTGCGTTTTGGACTCATTGCTCCTTCTACCAGCGCTTCCGAGGCGGCCATCGCAGCGGTGCGCTCCTTGGGATACTTGGCAGAAGATTGGTATCGCCCTTCGCTTTATCCCGGCGCTCTGGATCCCAAGGCGTTCTGCGTGCCTCGAGATCTCAGTATACTGCCGGT harbors:
- a CDS encoding DegT/DnrJ/EryC1/StrS family aminotransferase, translated to MDAAQAHQALVEELARRTHTKAADWYLVFKARYGLEEIFQAVKAVHGSGAVATQLFTCCTAVAPIVAAGLTPVYGDIEAATLTLDPSRLPQPAMPLRAVVLQHTFGIIDDRSSTQLAERAHQAGALLVEDSAHCACRMALDEDGCPVADVSVHSFGAEKMLRTSFGGAVWINPRSPFKEVLEPLASSLSQLPPLAPKLEKATRRYLNQNRVLNRLPRSLARSLRASWAASGALEPAVAAAEQEGELPHRPMAPSPWICERVLSELSRLDENWQAREAVVTRYCELFEGQVDYPAGQGATPAQPLLRFGLIAPSTSASEAAIAAVRSLGYLAEDWYRPSLYPGALDPKAFCVPRDLSILPVCDAVTAGTIALPTELPLEALESVAQAVKEALKN